The region CATCAAAGACGCTGATGAGTGCCACCAAACTCGGCGTCTTCACCGAACTCGACCGTAATGGGCCTCAGACCGTCGAGGAGTTGGAGGACGCGCTCGGTCTGCATCCGCGGGGTTCACGGGATTTCCTGGATGCGTTGGTCGCGCTCGATTTGCTCGACCGTGAGGACGGCCAGTATCGGAACACGCCTGAATCCGCTGCGTTCCTCGTGGAGGGTAAACCCACGTCGTTCGCCGGTTGGTTCGAAATGATCAACGACCGGCTGTATCCGTTCTGGAGCAACCTCGAAACGGCGCTCCGAACCGGCCGGACCCAGAATGAACTCGACGACGAGCAGACTCACCCGTTCGAGGGTGTCATCTACCAGGATGATGAGATTCTCGAACAGTTCGTCGGCGCGATGACCAGCCTCAGTATGGGTGCGGCAGAGGTCTTCGCGCACGAGTTCCCCTGGAAGGACCACGAGACAGTTGTCGATTTAGGCACCAGTGAAGGAATTGTTCCAAAGCGCATCGCAGAGGAGAACGACCACGTCCACGCCATCGGAGCTGATCTGCCCCGGATTGAACCGTACTTCCAAGACTTCGCCGGGAAGAGTCCGGCCGCCGACCGCATCGAATTCCAAGCCGCTGATTTCTTCGCTGACGAGCCACTGCCCGCAGCGGATGTCTACATTCTCGGCCACATCCTCCACGACTGGGGGCTCGACGACAAGCGAGCGATCCTCGCGAAGGTCGCCGAGGCAGTCAATCCGGGCGGGGCCATCATCGTCTACGGAACGATGATCGACGAGGAGCGCCGCGACGCCGAACTACCGTTGCTCATGAGCCTGAACATGCTGATCGAGACGCCTGACGGCTCCGATTATACGGCCGGCCAGTGTATCGAATGGGTCCACGAGGCGGGCTTCGAAGGTGGAGAGGCAAAACCGCTCCCGGGTCCGGATACGATGGTTGTGGCGAGGAAGTAACACATCCAAGAGAAACGAACTAATGACACCACCGAACGAGACAACCGACCAGACGAGCATCGAACAACTCGGATTCGGACGGCGTCCGCTGTTGAAAATACTCGGGATCAGCGCGACACTTTCACTCGGAAGTGGCGTAGCAGCCGCTCACGACGGCGATAGCGGTGACGACGGGACCGAGGGAGACGGTGGTGCGGAGATCGATCCACATTACGGCTTTTCCACGCCGAACGCCGACAATATTCCGGGGGGACTCGAACCGGATCACGATGTCGAACTCCACATCGC is a window of Natrinema salaciae DNA encoding:
- a CDS encoding methyltransferase, which gives rise to MTVDSPNPERILDIGQGFWASKTLMSATKLGVFTELDRNGPQTVEELEDALGLHPRGSRDFLDALVALDLLDREDGQYRNTPESAAFLVEGKPTSFAGWFEMINDRLYPFWSNLETALRTGRTQNELDDEQTHPFEGVIYQDDEILEQFVGAMTSLSMGAAEVFAHEFPWKDHETVVDLGTSEGIVPKRIAEENDHVHAIGADLPRIEPYFQDFAGKSPAADRIEFQAADFFADEPLPAADVYILGHILHDWGLDDKRAILAKVAEAVNPGGAIIVYGTMIDEERRDAELPLLMSLNMLIETPDGSDYTAGQCIEWVHEAGFEGGEAKPLPGPDTMVVARK